From Syntrophales bacterium, a single genomic window includes:
- the ispF gene encoding 2-C-methyl-D-erythritol 2,4-cyclodiphosphate synthase produces MRVGFGYDSHRFVEGRNLVLGGTEIPHEEGLLGHSDADVLLHAICDAILGSIAEGDIGRHFPDKDPAYKGVSSLKLLMEVQNIADKKGFYVNNIDSTVVLEKPKLREYIHEMTVNIATVLNIPVNMVNIKATTNEGMGFIGRGEGVAAFAVALVKEKKG; encoded by the coding sequence ATGAGAGTTGGTTTTGGATATGACAGTCACAGGTTTGTTGAAGGTAGAAACCTTGTTCTCGGTGGCACGGAGATACCGCATGAGGAAGGGCTCCTTGGTCATTCTGACGCAGATGTTCTCTTGCATGCTATATGTGATGCGATACTCGGTTCGATAGCTGAGGGAGATATAGGAAGACATTTCCCCGATAAAGATCCTGCATATAAAGGCGTATCCAGCCTTAAACTTCTCATGGAGGTTCAGAATATCGCGGATAAAAAAGGTTTTTATGTGAACAATATTGATTCAACGGTAGTTCTGGAGAAACCGAAGTTGAGAGAATATATCCATGAAATGACCGTGAACATTGCCACTGTGCTCAACATACCGGTAAACATGGTAAATATAAAGGCCACCACGAATGAAGGGATGGGCTTTATTGGCCGCGGTGAGGGGGTTGCCGCATTTGCTGTCGCTCTGGTAAAGGAAAAGAAGGGATAA
- a CDS encoding CarD family transcriptional regulator → MFRVGDLAVYPAQGVGVIKAIEKKEIMGNNQLFYIMKILGNSMTIMIPTDGAESVGLREVISEKEIPRVYEILKDRDIILDKQTWNKRYKEYLAKIKTGSVFEIARVLRDLFILKHSKDLSFGERKMMDTAKNLLIKEMSVATCDEETQIEQNINAIFPMN, encoded by the coding sequence ATGTTTAGAGTAGGAGATTTGGCGGTTTACCCGGCACAAGGTGTGGGGGTGATAAAAGCTATAGAAAAGAAAGAAATCATGGGGAATAATCAGCTTTTTTATATTATGAAGATACTGGGAAACAGTATGACGATCATGATTCCCACAGACGGTGCAGAATCTGTTGGATTGAGAGAAGTTATTTCAGAAAAGGAAATCCCCAGGGTTTATGAGATTCTTAAAGACAGGGATATAATATTAGACAAACAGACTTGGAATAAAAGATACAAGGAATATCTTGCAAAAATAAAGACAGGATCGGTTTTTGAGATTGCCAGGGTACTGAGGGATCTTTTTATATTAAAGCATAGTAAAGACTTATCCTTTGGTGAGAGAAAGATGATGGATACCGCAAAGAATCTATTGATAAAAGAAATGTCGGTTGCAACTTGTGATGAAGAGACTCAAATAGAACAGAACATCAACGCTATATTTCCTATGAATTGA
- a CDS encoding TRAM domain-containing protein, which yields MIRKVSIRSIAGGVVGTIIGLSIASLIAYSLRFWANQEQEIVTWIYVALTCILGYLGLVIGSKKSEEISFTVFGSFKKGLKSSNDYRILDTSVIIDGRVADICDTGFIEGDLIVPQFILDELQHIADSSDSMKRSRGRRGLDVLNRMQKSVNINIEVVDQDFPKIKEVDSKLVALAKKMNGKLITNDFNLNKVAELQGIKILNVNELANALKPVVLPGEVVSVKIIKEGKEPGQGVAYLDDGTMVVVDHANKYLGENVEALVTSVLQTTAGRMIFSELKEVVPEKKVYRANSRH from the coding sequence GTGATAAGGAAGGTATCAATCAGAAGTATAGCTGGTGGTGTTGTTGGGACGATCATTGGTCTTTCGATTGCTTCCCTCATTGCCTATAGTTTGAGATTTTGGGCTAATCAGGAACAGGAAATTGTAACGTGGATATATGTCGCGTTGACCTGTATTCTTGGATATCTTGGCCTGGTGATTGGATCGAAAAAGAGTGAGGAAATCAGTTTTACGGTGTTCGGGTCCTTTAAGAAGGGGTTAAAGAGTAGCAATGATTACAGGATCCTTGATACGAGTGTTATCATTGATGGCAGGGTAGCTGATATCTGCGACACGGGTTTTATAGAAGGCGATTTAATCGTCCCTCAGTTTATACTGGATGAGTTGCAGCACATTGCGGATTCTTCTGATTCGATGAAGCGTTCACGTGGCAGAAGGGGACTGGATGTCTTGAACCGGATGCAAAAAAGCGTCAATATTAACATTGAAGTTGTGGATCAGGATTTTCCAAAAATAAAGGAAGTTGATTCAAAGCTTGTTGCCCTGGCAAAGAAGATGAATGGTAAGCTTATAACGAACGATTTTAACCTTAACAAAGTTGCCGAATTACAGGGTATCAAAATTTTGAATGTGAATGAACTTGCCAATGCATTGAAACCCGTTGTGTTGCCCGGTGAAGTTGTGTCGGTTAAGATCATTAAGGAAGGGAAGGAACCAGGGCAAGGAGTTGCCTATCTTGATGATGGTACAATGGTTGTTGTTGATCATGCTAATAAATATTTGGGTGAGAATGTTGAGGCATTGGTAACGAGCGTACTTCAGACAACGGCAGGCAGAATGATATTTTCTGAACTTAAGGAAGTTGTTCCTGAAAAGAAAGTGTACAGGGCGAATTCTCGTCACTGA
- the ispD gene encoding 2-C-methyl-D-erythritol 4-phosphate cytidylyltransferase has product MKTVAIIPAGGLGRRMGHDLSKQYLVLDDVPVLVHTLSKFERASIIDDVILVVPEDYVEYSKREIVEKYDLSKVGSVLAGGKERQDSVKRGLDTVDDNTDIVVIHDGVRPFVSEELISVSVTAALEHSAVALGVPVTDTVKSVDGDGFIERTVDRKSLWSAQTPQTFRREIIKKAYEKAYDDNFYGTDDASLVERIGINVRMIMGSYDNIKITTPEDLVVGEEIIKRVQS; this is encoded by the coding sequence ATGAAGACCGTTGCGATTATACCTGCCGGTGGGTTGGGAAGAAGGATGGGGCATGATCTCTCCAAGCAATATTTGGTGCTTGATGACGTCCCGGTATTAGTCCATACTTTGAGTAAATTTGAACGAGCATCGATTATTGATGATGTAATATTGGTGGTTCCTGAGGATTATGTGGAATATTCCAAGAGGGAGATCGTTGAGAAATACGACCTCTCAAAGGTGGGAAGTGTCCTGGCAGGGGGAAAGGAAAGGCAGGATTCCGTTAAGAGGGGTCTTGATACAGTCGATGATAATACTGATATTGTCGTAATTCATGATGGTGTCAGGCCGTTTGTTTCGGAGGAGTTGATAAGCGTTTCTGTTACCGCGGCGCTGGAGCATAGTGCGGTGGCACTCGGTGTTCCCGTTACGGATACAGTCAAATCCGTTGACGGTGACGGATTCATTGAAAGGACGGTTGACAGAAAAAGCCTGTGGTCGGCTCAGACCCCGCAAACCTTCAGGAGGGAGATTATTAAAAAGGCCTACGAAAAGGCCTATGATGATAATTTTTATGGGACGGATGATGCCTCACTTGTAGAACGTATCGGCATTAATGTCAGAATGATAATGGGGTCTTATGATAATATAAAGATCACGACTCCGGAGGATCTTGTCGTAGGGGAAGAAATAATAAAGAGAGTTCAGAGTTAA